The following proteins come from a genomic window of Streptococcus pneumoniae:
- the pnp gene encoding polyribonucleotide nucleotidyltransferase yields MAKQVFQTTFAGRELIVETGQVAKQANGSVVVRYGESTVLTAAVMSKKMATGDFFPLQVNYEEKMYAAGKFPGGFMKREGRPSTDATLTARLIDRPIRPMFAEGFRNEVQVINTVLSYDENASAPMAAMFGSSLALSISDIPFDGPIAGVQVGYVDGQIIINPSQEQAEQSLLELTVAGTKHAINMVESGAKELSEEIMLEALLKGHEAVKELITFQEEIVAAVGKEKAEVELLHVDAELQAEIIAAYNSDLQKAVQVEEKLAREAATQAVKDQVTAVYEEKYANHEEFDRIMRDVAEILEQMEHAEVRRLITEDKVRPDGRKVDEIRPLDAVVDFLPRVHGSGLFTRGQTQALSVLTLAPMGETQIIDGLDPEYKKRFMHHYNFPQYSVGETGRYGAPGRREIGHGALGERALAQVLPSLEEFPYAIRLVAEVLESNGSSSQASICAGTLALMAGGVPIKAPVAGIAMGLISDGNNYTVLTDIQGLEDHFGDMDFKVAGTRDGITALQMDIKIQGITAEILTEALAQAKKARFEILDVIEATIPEVRPELAPTAPKIDTIKIDVDKIKIVIGKGGETIDKIIAETGVKIDIDEEGNVSIYSSDQDAINRAKEIIAGLVREAKVDEVYRAKVVRIEKFGAFVNLFDKTDALVHISEMAWTRTNRVEDLVEIGDEVDVKVIKIDEKGRIDASMKALLPRPPKPEHDEKGEKSERPHRPRHQKDHKPKKEFTETPKDSE; encoded by the coding sequence ATGGCAAAACAAGTGTTTCAAACGACTTTTGCGGGTCGTGAGTTAATTGTAGAGACTGGTCAGGTTGCTAAGCAAGCAAATGGATCTGTTGTCGTACGTTACGGTGAGTCAACTGTCTTGACTGCTGCCGTTATGTCTAAGAAAATGGCAACTGGGGATTTCTTCCCACTCCAAGTCAACTACGAAGAAAAAATGTATGCGGCTGGGAAGTTTCCTGGTGGCTTTATGAAACGTGAAGGACGTCCTTCAACAGATGCGACCTTGACAGCGCGTTTGATTGACCGTCCGATTCGTCCTATGTTTGCGGAAGGTTTCCGTAATGAAGTCCAAGTCATCAATACAGTGCTTTCTTATGATGAAAATGCATCTGCACCAATGGCTGCTATGTTTGGTTCATCTTTGGCACTGTCTATTTCAGATATTCCATTTGACGGACCAATTGCTGGGGTACAAGTGGGATATGTAGATGGCCAAATCATCATCAACCCAAGTCAAGAACAAGCAGAGCAATCTCTTCTTGAATTGACAGTAGCTGGAACCAAGCACGCTATCAACATGGTAGAGTCTGGTGCCAAAGAATTGTCAGAAGAAATCATGTTGGAAGCGCTTCTTAAAGGGCACGAAGCTGTCAAAGAATTGATTACCTTCCAAGAAGAAATCGTTGCTGCTGTCGGTAAAGAAAAAGCAGAAGTGGAATTGCTTCACGTGGATGCTGAATTGCAAGCTGAAATCATTGCAGCCTACAACAGTGACCTCCAAAAGGCAGTTCAAGTAGAAGAGAAATTGGCCCGTGAAGCTGCAACTCAAGCAGTGAAAGACCAAGTGACTGCCGTTTACGAAGAAAAATATGCGAACCACGAAGAATTTGACCGTATTATGCGTGATGTGGCTGAAATCTTGGAACAAATGGAACACGCAGAAGTGCGACGTTTAATTACAGAAGACAAGGTGCGTCCTGATGGTCGTAAGGTCGATGAAATCCGTCCTTTGGATGCGGTTGTTGACTTCCTTCCTCGTGTACATGGTTCAGGTCTCTTTACTCGTGGGCAAACTCAAGCTCTTTCAGTCTTGACCTTGGCTCCGATGGGAGAAACTCAAATCATTGATGGTTTGGATCCAGAGTACAAGAAACGCTTTATGCACCACTATAACTTCCCTCAATATTCTGTAGGGGAAACAGGTCGTTACGGTGCGCCAGGTCGTCGTGAAATCGGTCACGGTGCTCTTGGTGAGCGTGCTCTTGCTCAAGTCTTGCCAAGCTTGGAAGAATTCCCATACGCTATCCGTCTAGTAGCAGAAGTTTTGGAATCAAACGGTTCTTCATCTCAAGCTTCTATCTGTGCGGGAACTCTTGCCCTTATGGCTGGTGGTGTGCCAATCAAGGCGCCAGTAGCTGGTATTGCTATGGGACTTATCTCAGATGGAAATAACTACACAGTATTGACAGATATCCAAGGTTTGGAAGATCACTTTGGAGATATGGACTTCAAGGTTGCAGGTACTCGTGATGGGATTACAGCCCTTCAAATGGATATCAAGATTCAAGGGATTACTGCAGAAATCTTGACGGAGGCTCTTGCTCAAGCCAAGAAAGCGCGTTTTGAAATCCTTGATGTCATTGAAGCAACCATTCCAGAAGTTCGTCCAGAATTGGCTCCAACTGCTCCGAAAATTGATACGATCAAGATTGATGTGGACAAGATTAAGATTGTCATCGGTAAGGGTGGAGAAACCATCGACAAGATTATCGCTGAAACAGGTGTTAAGATTGATATAGACGAAGAAGGAAATGTGTCTATCTACTCTAGTGACCAAGATGCTATTAACCGTGCCAAAGAAATTATTGCTGGTTTGGTTCGTGAAGCCAAAGTGGATGAAGTTTACCGTGCTAAAGTCGTTCGTATCGAGAAATTTGGTGCCTTTGTTAACCTCTTTGATAAGACAGATGCCCTTGTTCATATCTCTGAGATGGCTTGGACTCGTACCAATCGTGTAGAGGATTTGGTAGAAATCGGGGATGAAGTTGATGTTAAGGTTATCAAGATTGATGAAAAAGGCCGTATCGATGCCTCTATGAAGGCTCTTCTACCTCGTCCGCCAAAACCTGAGCATGATGAAAAAGGTGAAAAGTCTGAGCGCCCTCACCGCCCACGTCATCAAAAGGATCACAAACCTAAGAAAGAATTTACAGAAACACCAAAAGATTCAGAATAA
- the vex2 gene encoding ABC transporter ATP-binding subunit Vex2 has translation MTLLQLQDVTYRYKNTAEAVLYQINYNFEPGKFYSIIGESGAGKSTLLSLLAGLDSPVEGSILFQGEDIRKKGYSYHRMHHISLVFQNYNLIDYLSPLENIQLVNKKASKNTLLELGLDESQIKRNVLQLSGGQQQRVAIARSLVSEAPVILADEPTGNLDPKTAGDIVELLKSLAQKTGKCVIVVTHSKEVAQASDITLELKDKKLTETRNTSK, from the coding sequence ATGACTTTATTACAATTACAAGATGTTACCTACCGTTATAAGAATACTGCTGAAGCAGTCCTATATCAGATCAATTATAATTTTGAACCCGGAAAATTTTACAGTATTATTGGGGAGTCAGGAGCAGGAAAATCCACACTCTTGTCCCTACTTGCTGGTCTAGATAGTCCTGTTGAAGGTTCTATCCTTTTTCAAGGAGAGGATATTCGTAAGAAGGGCTATTCTTACCATCGCATGCACCATATTTCCCTGGTCTTTCAAAATTATAACTTGATAGATTATCTTTCTCCGCTGGAAAATATCCAATTGGTCAACAAAAAGGCAAGCAAGAATACACTTCTTGAGCTTGGTTTGGATGAAAGCCAGATTAAGCGGAATGTTCTCCAGTTATCAGGTGGTCAACAGCAACGTGTTGCCATTGCTCGCAGTTTGGTCTCAGAAGCTCCAGTTATTCTAGCTGATGAGCCAACAGGAAATCTGGATCCTAAAACTGCTGGAGATATTGTCGAACTACTCAAATCACTTGCCCAGAAAACAGGTAAATGTGTGATTGTCGTAACTCACAGTAAAGAAGTGGCACAAGCGTCAGATATTACACTTGAATTAAAGGATAAGAAACTGACTGAAACGCGCAATACTAGTAAATAA
- the cysS gene encoding cysteine--tRNA ligase — protein sequence MIKIYDTMSRDLREFVPIEDGKIKMYVCGPTVYNYIHVGNARSTVAFDTIRRYFEYRGYKVAYISNFTDVDDKIINRAREEGITPQEVADKYIAAFREDVTALGVKPATRHPRVVEFMADIIRFVEDLIEKGFAYESQGDVYFRVEKSHNYAKLANKTLEDLELGASGRTDEETARKENPVDFALWKSSKPGEISWDSPWGPGRPGWHIECSVMSTEILGDTIDIHGGGADLEFPHHTNEIAQSEAKTGKAFANYWMHNGFVNIDNVKMSKSLGNFITVHDALKTLDGQVLRFFFATQHYRKPINFTEKAVRDAETNLKYLKNTYEQPFTGNVDAQELQNFKDKFVAAMDEDFNAANGITVVFEMAKWINSGNYDASVKQALADMLEIFGIVFVEEVLDAEIEDLIQKRQEARANRDFETADQIRDQLVTQGIKLLDTKDGVRWTRD from the coding sequence ATGATTAAAATCTATGACACCATGTCTCGTGATTTGCGAGAATTTGTCCCGATTGAGGACGGCAAGATCAAGATGTATGTTTGTGGGCCAACGGTGTACAACTATATCCACGTGGGAAACGCCCGTTCGACGGTAGCTTTTGATACGATTCGTCGCTATTTTGAGTACCGTGGGTATAAGGTTGCCTATATTTCCAATTTTACAGATGTGGATGATAAGATTATCAACCGTGCCAGGGAAGAAGGCATCACGCCTCAGGAGGTTGCGGATAAGTACATCGCTGCCTTTCGTGAGGATGTGACGGCCTTGGGCGTGAAACCTGCGACTCGCCATCCGCGTGTAGTGGAGTTTATGGCAGACATCATCCGTTTTGTGGAAGACTTGATCGAGAAAGGCTTTGCCTATGAGAGTCAAGGGGATGTCTATTTCCGTGTAGAAAAATCCCACAACTATGCTAAATTGGCTAATAAAACCTTGGAAGATTTGGAGCTAGGTGCTTCAGGTCGTACCGATGAAGAAACGGCTCGTAAGGAAAATCCTGTAGACTTTGCTCTATGGAAATCTTCCAAACCAGGTGAGATTTCTTGGGATAGTCCTTGGGGACCTGGACGTCCGGGTTGGCATATTGAGTGTTCAGTCATGTCGACAGAGATTTTAGGTGATACCATTGATATCCACGGTGGTGGAGCTGACCTAGAGTTTCCACACCACACCAATGAAATTGCCCAATCTGAAGCTAAAACAGGCAAGGCTTTTGCTAACTACTGGATGCACAATGGCTTTGTCAATATCGACAATGTCAAAATGTCTAAGTCCTTGGGTAACTTCATTACGGTACACGATGCCCTTAAAACTCTTGATGGGCAAGTACTTCGTTTCTTCTTTGCGACCCAGCACTACCGTAAGCCTATCAACTTCACGGAAAAGGCAGTTCGCGATGCCGAGACCAATCTCAAGTATCTGAAGAATACTTACGAACAACCATTTACAGGAAACGTGGATGCCCAAGAGTTACAAAACTTTAAAGATAAGTTTGTAGCAGCTATGGATGAAGATTTTAATGCTGCCAACGGTATCACAGTTGTCTTTGAAATGGCCAAATGGATCAACTCAGGGAACTATGATGCAAGTGTCAAGCAAGCTCTTGCAGATATGTTAGAAATTTTTGGAATTGTCTTTGTTGAGGAAGTTTTGGATGCAGAGATTGAAGACTTGATTCAAAAACGCCAAGAGGCGCGTGCCAATCGAGACTTTGAGACAGCAGACCAAATCCGTGACCAATTGGTTACTCAAGGAATTAAGCTCCTTGATACCAAGGATGGAGTGAGGTGGACACGTGATTGA
- a CDS encoding ABC transporter permease produces the protein MNPIQRSWAYVSRKRLRSFILFLILLVLLAGISACLTLMKSNKTVESNLYKSLNTSFSIKKIENGQTFKLSDLASVSKIKGLENVSPELETVAKLKDKEAVTGEQSVERDDLSAADNNLVSLTALEDSSKDVTFTSSAFNLKEGRHLQKGDSKKILIHEELAKKNGLSLHDKIGLDAGQSESGKGQTVEFEIIGIFSGKKQEKFTGLSSDFSENQVFTDYESSQTLLGNSEAQVSAARFYVENPKEMDGLMKQVENLALENQGYQVEKENKAFEQIKDSVATFQTFLTIFLYGMLIAGAGALILVLSLWLRERVYEVGILLALGKGKSSIFLQFCLEVVLVSLGALLPAFVAGNGITTYLLQTLLASGDQVSLQDTLAKASSLSTSILSFAESYVFLVLLSCLSVALCFLFLFRKSPKEILSSIS, from the coding sequence ATGAATCCAATCCAAAGATCTTGGGCTTATGTCAGCAGAAAGCGACTGAGAAGTTTTATTTTATTTCTGATTTTATTGGTCTTATTGGCCGGAATTTCAGCCTGTTTGACTCTGATGAAGTCCAACAAAACAGTAGAAAGCAATCTTTATAAATCACTCAATACATCTTTTTCTATTAAGAAGATAGAGAATGGTCAGACATTCAAGTTGTCAGACCTAGCATCTGTAAGCAAGATTAAGGGGCTGGAAAATGTCTCTCCTGAACTTGAGACGGTCGCAAAACTAAAAGACAAGGAAGCAGTGACTGGCGAGCAGAGCGTGGAGCGTGATGATTTATCAGCTGCAGACAATAACTTGGTTAGCTTAACGGCTCTTGAGGATTCATCCAAGGATGTAACCTTTACCAGTTCGGCTTTCAATCTAAAAGAAGGGCGACACCTTCAAAAAGGGGATTCCAAGAAAATCCTTATCCACGAAGAATTGGCTAAGAAGAACGGTCTTTCACTTCATGACAAGATTGGCTTGGATGCTGGTCAGTCTGAATCTGGAAAAGGACAAACAGTAGAGTTTGAGATTATCGGCATCTTTTCTGGTAAAAAACAAGAGAAATTCACAGGCTTGTCTTCTGACTTCAGTGAAAATCAAGTCTTTACAGATTATGAAAGTAGCCAAACCCTTTTGGGCAATAGTGAAGCTCAAGTCAGTGCAGCACGCTTCTATGTAGAAAATCCTAAGGAAATGGACGGACTCATGAAGCAGGTAGAAAACTTGGCCTTGGAAAATCAAGGCTACCAAGTCGAAAAGGAAAACAAGGCTTTTGAACAAATCAAAGACTCAGTTGCAACTTTCCAAACCTTCCTGACCATCTTCCTTTATGGGATGTTGATAGCAGGAGCTGGAGCCTTAATTCTGGTTTTGTCTCTCTGGTTGAGAGAACGGGTCTATGAAGTGGGGATTTTACTTGCACTTGGAAAAGGCAAGAGCTCGATCTTCCTACAATTCTGTTTAGAGGTAGTTTTGGTATCTCTTGGAGCTTTGCTTCCAGCATTTGTTGCAGGAAACGGAATCACAACTTACCTACTCCAAACTCTACTAGCAAGTGGAGATCAGGTAAGCTTACAAGATACACTAGCCAAAGCAAGCAGTTTATCAACTAGCATCTTATCTTTTGCAGAATCCTATGTTTTTCTAGTTCTGCTTAGTTGCTTATCTGTAGCCCTTTGTTTCCTATTCTTATTTAGAAAATCACCGAAAGAAATTTTATCATCTATTAGTTAA
- the vex3 gene encoding ABC transporter permease subunit Vex3 — protein MLHNAFAYVTRKFFKSIVIFLIILLMASLSLVGLSIKGATAKASQETFKNITNSFSMQINRRVNQGTPRGAGNIKGEDIKKITENKAIESYVKRINAIGDLTGYDLIETPETKKNLTADRAKRFGSSLMITGVNDSSKEDKFVSGSYKLVEGEHLTNDDKDKILLHKDLAAKHGWKVGDKVKLDSNIYDADNEKGAKETVEVTIKGLFDGHNKSAVTYSQELYENTAITDIHTAAKLYGYTEDTAIYGDATFFVTADKNLDDVMKELNGISGINWKSYTLVKSSSNYPALEQSISGMYKMANLLFWGSLSFSVLLLALLLSLWINARRKEVGILLSIGLKQASILGQFITESILIAIPALVSAYFLANYTARAIGNTVLANVTSGVAKQASKAAQASNLGGGAEVDGFSKTLSSLDISIQTSDFIIIFVLALVLVVLVMALASSNLLRKQPKELLLDGE, from the coding sequence ATGTTACACAACGCATTTGCCTATGTTACAAGGAAGTTTTTCAAATCGATTGTCATCTTCCTGATTATTCTCCTTATGGCGAGCTTGAGTTTGGTCGGCTTGTCAATCAAGGGAGCTACTGCCAAGGCTTCTCAGGAGACCTTTAAAAATATCACCAATAGCTTCTCCATGCAAATCAATCGTCGCGTCAACCAAGGAACGCCTCGTGGTGCTGGGAATATCAAGGGTGAAGACATCAAAAAAATCACCGAAAACAAGGCCATTGAGTCTTATGTCAAACGTATCAACGCTATCGGAGATTTGACTGGATATGACCTGATTGAAACGCCAGAAACCAAGAAGAATCTCACTGCTGATCGTGCCAAACGTTTTGGAAGTAGCTTGATGATTACAGGTGTCAATGACTCCTCTAAAGAAGATAAGTTTGTCTCTGGTTCTTATAAACTAGTCGAAGGAGAGCACTTAACCAACGACGACAAGGATAAAATCCTCTTGCACAAGGACTTGGCAGCCAAACACGGCTGGAAAGTAGGGGACAAGGTTAAACTGGACTCTAATATCTACGATGCAGATAATGAAAAAGGAGCCAAGGAAACAGTTGAAGTGACAATCAAGGGACTCTTTGATGGTCATAATAAGTCAGCAGTAACCTACTCACAAGAACTTTACGAAAACACAGCTATTACAGACATTCACACTGCTGCAAAACTTTATGGATACACAGAAGACACAGCCATTTATGGGGACGCAACCTTCTTTGTAACAGCAGACAAGAACTTGGATGATGTTATGAAAGAGTTGAATGGCATCAGTGGTATCAACTGGAAGAGCTACACACTCGTCAAGAGCTCCTCTAACTACCCAGCTCTTGAGCAATCTATCTCTGGTATGTACAAGATGGCCAACCTCCTCTTCTGGGGTAGCTTGAGCTTCTCAGTCCTTCTCCTTGCCCTCTTGCTCAGTCTTTGGATCAATGCCCGTCGCAAGGAAGTGGGAATCCTCCTCTCTATTGGTCTCAAGCAGGCAAGTATCTTGGGTCAATTCATCACCGAATCTATCTTGATTGCTATCCCTGCTCTAGTTTCTGCTTACTTCCTAGCTAATTACACTGCCCGTGCAATTGGAAACACTGTCCTTGCCAATGTGACTTCAGGTGTTGCCAAACAGGCTAGTAAGGCGGCTCAAGCCTCTAACCTTGGTGGCGGTGCAGAAGTAGATGGCTTTAGCAAGACCTTGTCGAGCCTAGACATTTCCATTCAGACATCAGACTTTATCATCATTTTTGTCCTTGCCTTGGTTCTAGTGGTTCTCGTTATGGCGCTTGCTTCAAGCAATCTCCTTAGAAAACAACCAAAAGAGCTCTTGCTGGATGGTGAATAA
- a CDS encoding helix-turn-helix domain-containing protein produces MREKELQDWFPEARISDQPVEKEGYLTLPLASQQWILLEEAGLSEREKQLVALLTQQEQARSLNPWYSYLVEGKGQAPQVFKKIQLVYCHLSYFQQENLASWLDMMRTLFPNCQTVLQVGSQDYVFVLQQDKYTYVRDILSDTIEAVEYDFGLRLSIMLGQVWSQTGHQALSDLIKAERDLFKTWWRQGHQGVHTFSQLYLWSMGERLVDLKPIKECLHQMILDQDQIQEIILSLWENSAVLTKTAQQLYLHRNSLQYKIDKWEELTGLQLKELTDLTLCYQLILGSLSTIVGL; encoded by the coding sequence ATGAGGGAAAAAGAACTACAAGACTGGTTTCCTGAGGCTCGGATTTCAGACCAACCAGTAGAGAAAGAGGGCTATCTCACGCTCCCTTTAGCTTCTCAGCAGTGGATTTTGCTGGAGGAAGCTGGGCTCAGCGAGCGTGAAAAGCAGTTGGTTGCCCTTTTGACCCAGCAGGAGCAGGCTCGTTCGCTAAACCCTTGGTATTCCTATCTGGTTGAAGGCAAGGGACAGGCACCGCAAGTTTTTAAAAAGATTCAGTTGGTTTATTGCCATCTTTCTTATTTTCAGCAGGAAAATCTGGCTTCTTGGCTAGATATGATGCGGACTCTTTTTCCGAATTGTCAGACAGTGCTACAGGTCGGATCTCAGGATTATGTTTTCGTGCTTCAACAAGACAAATACACTTATGTAAGAGATATTTTAAGTGATACGATTGAAGCGGTTGAGTATGACTTTGGACTTCGTCTTTCTATCATGTTGGGTCAGGTTTGGTCTCAGACGGGACATCAAGCCCTATCAGACTTAATCAAAGCTGAGCGGGATTTGTTCAAGACATGGTGGCGTCAGGGTCACCAAGGTGTTCATACTTTTTCTCAGCTCTATCTTTGGAGTATGGGAGAAAGACTCGTGGACTTGAAGCCAATCAAGGAATGTCTACACCAGATGATTTTGGATCAAGATCAGATTCAGGAAATCATTCTCTCTCTTTGGGAAAATAGTGCTGTTCTCACTAAAACAGCCCAGCAACTCTATCTGCACCGCAATTCTCTCCAATACAAGATTGATAAATGGGAAGAGTTGACAGGGCTTCAGTTGAAAGAGTTGACCGACCTGACCTTGTGTTATCAATTGATTTTAGGTTCTTTGTCAACTATAGTTGGTTTGTAA
- a CDS encoding Mini-ribonuclease 3 has translation MIDVNLINGIALAFEGDAVYSMYIRRHLILKGMTKPNKLHQEATKYVSAKAQARLIALMLEEQVLTEKEEEIYKRGRNTNSHTKAKNADVVTYRMSTGFEAVMGYLHMTENLERLESLVSWCIQKVEG, from the coding sequence GTGATTGATGTCAATCTCATTAACGGGATTGCGCTAGCCTTTGAGGGGGATGCGGTGTATTCTATGTATATTCGCCGTCACCTCATCCTCAAAGGTATGACCAAACCCAATAAACTCCATCAAGAAGCAACCAAGTATGTGTCAGCCAAGGCTCAGGCTCGCCTGATTGCTCTCATGTTGGAGGAGCAGGTCCTAACGGAAAAAGAAGAAGAAATCTACAAACGTGGCCGCAATACCAATAGCCACACAAAGGCTAAAAATGCAGATGTCGTGACTTATCGTATGTCCACGGGATTTGAAGCGGTTATGGGCTATCTCCATATGACTGAGAATCTGGAACGTCTTGAGAGTTTGGTTTCATGGTGCATCCAAAAAGTGGAGGGCTAG
- the vncR gene encoding response regulator transcription factor VncR: MKILIVEDEEMIREGVSDYLTDCGYETIEAADGQEALEQFSSYEVALVLLDIQMPKLNGLEVLAEIRKTSQVPVLMLTAFQDEEYKMSAFASLADGYLEKPFSLSLLKVRVDAIFKRYYDTGRIFSYKDTKVDFESYSASLAGQEVPINAKELEILDYLVKNEGRALTRSQIIDAVWKATDEVPFDRVIDVYIKELRKKLDLDCILTVRNVGYKLERK, from the coding sequence ATGAAAATTTTAATTGTAGAAGATGAAGAGATGATCCGTGAGGGGGTCAGTGATTATTTGACGGATTGTGGCTATGAAACTATTGAGGCAGCGGACGGTCAGGAAGCTCTGGAGCAATTTTCTAGCTATGAGGTGGCCCTGGTTTTACTGGATATCCAGATGCCCAAGCTTAACGGCTTAGAAGTCCTAGCTGAGATTCGTAAAACCAGTCAGGTTCCTGTCTTGATGTTGACAGCTTTTCAGGATGAGGAATACAAGATGAGTGCCTTTGCCTCTTTGGCAGATGGCTATCTGGAAAAACCTTTCTCCCTCTCCCTCTTAAAAGTGAGGGTGGACGCGATTTTCAAGCGCTACTACGATACAGGACGAATCTTTTCTTACAAGGATACCAAGGTGGACTTTGAAAGCTACAGTGCAAGCCTCGCAGGTCAAGAAGTGCCTATCAATGCCAAAGAGTTGGAAATTCTGGACTATCTAGTGAAAAATGAAGGCCGGGCCTTGACTCGGTCTCAGATTATCGATGCCGTCTGGAAAGCGACAGATGAGGTTCCCTTTGACCGTGTTATTGATGTTTATATCAAGGAATTGCGGAAAAAGCTAGACTTGGATTGTATCCTCACTGTGCGCAATGTTGGTTATAAATTGGAGCGAAAATGA
- the cysE gene encoding serine O-acetyltransferase, producing MGWWRETIDIVKENDPAARTTLEVLLTYPGVKALAAHRLSHFLWKHGFKLLARMYSQFWRFWTQIEIHPGAQIDSGVFIDHGSGLVIGETAIVEKGVLLYHGVTLGGTGKDCGKRHPTVRKGALISAHAQVIGPVEIGENAKVGAAAVVVADVPSDVTVVGIPAKIVRLHGKKDEPVIHEVEEKREYYVNKLEQAKDASHRSSGL from the coding sequence ATGGGGTGGTGGCGCGAAACCATTGATATTGTAAAAGAAAATGATCCAGCGGCCCGCACCACTTTGGAGGTTTTGCTGACTTATCCAGGTGTCAAGGCCTTGGCGGCCCACCGTCTCTCGCATTTTCTCTGGAAGCACGGCTTCAAACTATTAGCTCGTATGTACAGTCAGTTTTGGCGCTTTTGGACTCAGATTGAGATTCATCCAGGAGCCCAGATTGATTCAGGTGTTTTTATTGACCATGGTTCTGGTCTGGTGATTGGAGAGACAGCGATTGTTGAAAAAGGCGTTCTTCTCTATCACGGAGTGACTCTCGGGGGAACAGGGAAAGACTGTGGCAAACGCCATCCGACTGTACGAAAGGGAGCCCTCATATCAGCCCATGCCCAAGTTATCGGGCCTGTGGAAATTGGTGAAAATGCCAAGGTCGGTGCTGCAGCAGTTGTCGTAGCAGATGTACCTAGTGACGTGACGGTTGTCGGTATTCCGGCCAAGATTGTCCGTCTTCATGGTAAGAAAGATGAGCCTGTCATTCACGAAGTCGAAGAAAAACGAGAGTATTATGTCAATAAACTCGAGCAGGCTAAAGATGCCAGTCACAGATCGTCTGGTTTGTAG
- a CDS encoding GNAT family N-acetyltransferase → MIQARNKLSQEELSEAKKVINCCQNYDGTYRDPYLSNMLNFDPNMPAFFLYYEKGELVGLLTVYADDQDVEVTILVHPGHRRQGIARALFTSFEREIASFPIRSVTFQTERIFLENHPDFASNWGLIEDEETETWLGKDRRPYPLANVSHLEVLLADSSYQDQISQLKFQAFSEEHESREVVDRYVAEALKDPESRLYILLKDGQVIGTCTVDLSTNTNYFYGLAILEPERGKGYGSYLAKSLVNQLIEQNDKEFQIAVEDSNVGAKRLYEKIGFVKQTQVVYLNEKGARDSEV, encoded by the coding sequence ATGATTCAAGCAAGAAACAAGTTAAGCCAAGAGGAGCTATCTGAAGCGAAAAAAGTAATTAACTGTTGCCAAAACTATGACGGTACCTATCGCGATCCCTATCTCTCTAACATGCTTAATTTTGACCCAAACATGCCCGCCTTTTTCCTTTATTATGAAAAAGGCGAACTTGTTGGTTTATTAACTGTCTATGCAGATGACCAAGATGTAGAAGTAACGATACTGGTTCATCCAGGTCATCGCCGTCAGGGGATTGCGCGTGCATTGTTTACTAGTTTTGAGAGAGAAATAGCTTCTTTCCCCATTCGGTCAGTCACTTTTCAGACAGAACGTATTTTTTTAGAGAATCATCCTGACTTTGCCAGTAACTGGGGACTAATCGAGGATGAAGAGACAGAAACTTGGTTAGGTAAGGATAGAAGACCTTATCCGTTAGCAAATGTTTCCCATCTTGAAGTTTTGTTAGCAGATAGTTCGTATCAGGATCAAATTAGTCAATTAAAATTTCAGGCATTTTCAGAGGAACATGAATCGAGAGAAGTTGTGGATAGATATGTCGCTGAAGCTCTGAAGGATCCAGAAAGTCGCTTATATATTTTATTAAAAGACGGTCAGGTTATTGGGACTTGTACGGTTGATTTATCGACTAATACGAATTACTTCTACGGTTTAGCAATATTGGAACCTGAACGTGGAAAAGGCTATGGAAGCTACTTAGCAAAATCCCTCGTCAACCAACTAATTGAGCAAAATGACAAGGAATTTCAGATTGCAGTGGAAGATAGCAATGTAGGTGCCAAACGTTTGTATGAAAAAATTGGCTTTGTCAAACAGACTCAGGTGGTTTATCTGAATGAGAAAGGAGCAAGGGATTCCGAAGTGTAG
- the pep27 gene encoding putative autolysis signal peptide Pep27, with product MRKEFHNVLSSGQLLTDKRPARDYNRK from the coding sequence ATGAGAAAGGAATTTCACAACGTTTTATCTAGTGGTCAGTTGCTTACAGACAAAAGGCCAGCAAGAGACTATAATAGAAAATAG